The following proteins are co-located in the Eriocheir sinensis breed Jianghai 21 chromosome 1, ASM2467909v1, whole genome shotgun sequence genome:
- the LOC126996868 gene encoding uncharacterized protein LOC126996868, protein MSRGIYGRQANKHFTGSQGGLGSRGLLFLFPVNMRTPVHPCIKCSWCNNYFPLSALVAHRAACLPEGLGTGSKDISTRNNEETSSTSSDRSDVGFSQPDPSDIGSCSPRAGLSDEASQNQRTISEEGGSGRLSHWPSSSTIGSGRKRKQANTGTNDTCRKKQARREGFSHPNSSPQPGPSGYNPGRPTTTPSPTPGEISQHFNGALTTIDVPVPPADNGDIASYFNNNTGRLREAVESVFQGCQQVRPPSFKVYVDMHLRLVREDPDGGVQYRDMYMRSHMQVISYGDMDSYVRELSEYFVNRFEHDMSDEEGSGFTLDEIVSVKFSFSLIMLHNSIGEYVPYPKGVPGKTQVLNPSGPTDCVFQVLTAYRYLKSRNVVPSGRQWENACLASINTGNIPTPVSWEDLGRLERLNNISIRVYCLDNVEDKKGELTLVRKGLKDQEVVHCLLLGNRHLALIQDFDAYMNLFTCQRRGKKCFAISACAPVRTRQRLLNMC, encoded by the exons atgtcgaggggtatttatggacgtcaagccaacaagcacttcacaggctctcaaggtggtctcgggtcaagaggtctcctgttcttgtttcccgtaaacatgaggacccctgtacacccctgtatcaaatgttcatggtgtaataattacttcccgttgtccgcactcgtagctcatagggcggcctgccttccagagggccttgggactggatcgaaagatatatctactagaaacaatg aagagacgtcgtcgactagctctgatcgatcagatgtcggtttctctcaaccagaccccagcgatattggaagttgttctccacgggcgggtctcagcgacgaggccagtcaaaaccaaag gactatctccgaagaaggcgggtctggtaggctcagccattggccctcctcttcaacgatcggtagtggacgaaaacgaaaacaagcgaatacaggaacaaacg acacctgcaggaaaaagcaagcccgtcgtgagggattctcccatccaaacagttctccacagccaggacccagcggttataacccgggacggccgacaacaacaccctcaccaacaccaggtgaaataagccaacatttcaacggggccttaacaacgatcgacgtgcccgtcccaccagcagacaacggcgacattgcatcatatttcaacaacaacactggccgtcttcgcgaggcagtagagtctgtattccaaggctgccagcaggttagacctccttcttttaaagtgtacgttgacatgcatctgcgcttagtcagagaagaccccgacggtggagttcaatatagagatatgtatatgagaagtcatatgcaggtaattagctatggcgatatggattcatatgtacgtgaactatccgaatattttgttaatcggtttgaacatgacatgtcggacgaagagggcagtggatttacgttagatgaaatagttagcgtaaaattttccttctctcttataatgctgcacaatagtattggagagtatgtgccctatcctaagggtgttccagggaaaacacaagttctcaacccttcgggacccacggactgtgttttccaagttctaacagcttatcgctatctaaagtcaagaaatgtagttccatcgggcaggcaatgggagaatgcttgcttggcctctattaatacgggtaacattccaaccccggtatcctgggaagacctcggtcggcttgaaagattaaacaacataagtattcgcgtttactgtctagacaacgttgaagacaaaaaaggcgaactaactctagtcagaaaggggctcaaagatcaagaagttgttcattgtctgttgttggggaacagacacctagctcttatccaagactttgacgcatacatgaacctgtttacctgccaacgtcgcgggaaaaaatgttttgcgatatctgcctgtgcgcctgtgagaacaaggcaacgcttgctgaacatgtgctaa